A genomic region of Miscanthus floridulus cultivar M001 unplaced genomic scaffold, ASM1932011v1 fs_613_1, whole genome shotgun sequence contains the following coding sequences:
- the LOC136532415 gene encoding uncharacterized protein: protein MASVKAHEHMDENLSNVDAGVEDLVGGGKIEAEKTFDFGPTLTTKGRRQRCRTAAPTAARSPSRPWPQPAPAPAPASAPAPAVPDARDPSPLAPPRRAECRPSRARRAPPLRRAPPRPSRLAASAARIGAPSGDFSRDTAPAPSAS from the exons ATGGCTAGTGTGAAGGCTCATGAGCACATGGATGAGAATTTGAGCAATGTTGACGCCGGGGTCGAGGATCTTGTTGGTGGTGGGAAAATTGAGGCAGAGAAAACTTTTGATTTTGGGCCTACACTGACGACTAAGG GGCGCCGCCAGCGCTGCCGCACCGCCGCGCCCACCGCCGCGCGTAGCCCCAGCCGTCCGTGGCCccagcccgcgcccgcgcccgcacccGCGTCCGCGCCGGCCCCCGCCGTGCCGGACGCCCGCGACCCCAGCCCGCTCGCGCCGCCTCGCCGCGCGGAGTGCCGGCCGTCCCGCGCTCGCCGCGCGCCGCCCCTCCGACGTGCGCCGCCTCGTCCGTCCCGGCTCGCCGCGTCCGCCGCGCGCATAGGTGCTCCCTCTGGTGACTTCAGCCGTGACACGGCCCCGGCTCCCAGCGCGtcgtga